A portion of the Pseudoalteromonas luteoviolacea genome contains these proteins:
- a CDS encoding transposase, which yields MAIARKRQISLVDTKYYHCISRCVRRAFLCGEDKVTGKSYEHRRGWVEEKLLQLAKVFCIDICAYAVMSNHTHIVLYVDDKKAKRLNDKAILIRWHKQFKGTWLTHKFVSGESLTNSERCLLSELIDKYRNRLADISWFMRTLNEDIARKANKEDGCTGRFWEGRFKSQALLDEAALAACLAYVDLNPVRAKMAKTPEESDHTSIKKRIETAKVGKQPKSLMRFAGNPRKHMPKGLPFEFKYYVELVDLTGRCIREDKRGFITDSQPILARLNIQPENWLKLTTQFTSVFKGSVGRPDAKQKYCEHLKLKRRGNLTQCSELLA from the coding sequence ATGGCAATAGCAAGGAAGAGACAAATAAGCTTGGTGGATACCAAGTACTATCACTGCATATCACGATGCGTAAGGCGCGCATTTTTATGCGGAGAGGATAAAGTAACGGGCAAGTCATATGAGCACCGAAGAGGCTGGGTTGAAGAGAAGCTGTTACAACTAGCCAAGGTGTTTTGTATTGATATTTGCGCATATGCAGTGATGAGTAACCATACCCATATTGTTTTGTATGTTGATGATAAAAAAGCAAAACGTCTAAATGATAAAGCTATTTTGATTCGTTGGCATAAACAATTTAAAGGGACTTGGCTGACTCATAAGTTTGTCAGTGGAGAGTCACTGACCAATTCAGAGCGTTGTTTGCTGTCAGAGCTGATTGATAAATATAGAAATCGTCTAGCGGATATCAGTTGGTTTATGCGTACACTCAATGAAGACATCGCACGCAAAGCCAATAAAGAAGATGGTTGCACAGGCCGTTTTTGGGAAGGGCGGTTTAAATCACAAGCCTTGTTAGATGAAGCCGCTTTAGCAGCATGTTTAGCGTATGTGGATTTGAATCCTGTTAGAGCCAAAATGGCTAAGACCCCAGAAGAGTCAGACCATACCAGCATTAAAAAACGTATTGAAACAGCAAAAGTAGGTAAGCAGCCTAAGTCACTCATGCGTTTTGCAGGCAACCCAAGAAAACACATGCCAAAAGGCCTACCATTTGAATTCAAGTATTATGTTGAGCTGGTTGATTTAACAGGTCGATGTATTCGTGAAGACAAACGCGGATTTATTACAGATTCTCAACCAATCTTAGCAAGGCTGAATATCCAACCAGAGAATTGGTTAAAGCTTACTACCCAGTTTACGAGCGTGTTTAAAGGGTCAGTGGGCAGGCCAGATGCAAAGCAAAAATACTGTGAACACCTAAAGTTAAAGCGACGAGGCAATTTAACGCAGTGTAGTGAATTACTCGCTTAG
- a CDS encoding DUF4329 domain-containing protein: protein MSCLILSKVTGGKFANGAFSSAFSAALTADWSGGKWRKRNHQLNSSEAPSESQVTLSKQDLKAREALEIANKKSIKDNLEYGGIIYVEDGEYHYTTPLQGTDQGFDLNKSLALVPEAAIVVGDYHTHGDYSIYNRKTGQAIRTSDPKRDHFNSDNFSTPDLNGIRNDASIGGIYRGYLGTPSGRLLAFDPYKNIVYGLKGN from the coding sequence GTGTCATGTTTAATTTTATCGAAAGTGACTGGTGGCAAGTTTGCTAATGGTGCTTTTAGTAGTGCATTCTCGGCTGCATTGACAGCAGATTGGAGTGGTGGTAAGTGGCGAAAAAGAAACCACCAATTAAATTCTTCTGAAGCTCCATCAGAATCTCAAGTTACTCTGAGCAAACAAGATTTAAAAGCAAGAGAGGCATTAGAAATTGCGAATAAAAAGTCAATAAAAGATAATCTAGAATATGGGGGCATTATTTATGTGGAAGATGGAGAGTATCATTATACGACACCTTTGCAAGGAACTGATCAAGGTTTTGACTTAAACAAATCTTTAGCGTTAGTGCCTGAGGCTGCTATTGTTGTGGGTGATTATCATACACACGGTGATTACTCTATATATAATCGTAAAACAGGCCAGGCGATAAGAACAAGCGACCCTAAACGTGATCATTTTAATTCAGATAATTTCTCTACTCCAGACTTAAATGGTATTAGAAATGATGCAAGTATTGGGGGGATTTATAGAGGATACCTAGGGACTCCTAGTGGAAGATTACTAGCTTTTGATCCATATAAAAATATTGTTTATGGGCTTAAGGGGAATTAA
- a CDS encoding RHS repeat domain-containing protein, producing the protein MTPIPIWGVPDRYSLNGLYEWVSSQNLCSYNDRDLEISRTEALGTDIERATLTEWHDVYPIKKLIQTEKAKQVFEYSDSGLLLSHTTFDLTAEQSWLQNLMEVFPSRTTHYDYNSRGLVVEVDGPRTDVADVTTYEYDELGNQISVTNALGHKTEVTKHNPSGRPLVITHANGSMTELTYNESGWVSSKTKVTSVDAKVVKATTFYEYANSGDNLGQGLIKRIVYPNGGVTAYTYDEAYRVKTMSNHLGEKVEYVRDLEGNPIRTNVFSHSGELVKQQRQQFNELSQLIASVGMNSQVSYQYNGNGQVTSTTNGLGNTTHHAFDALNRLVQTTDSDGGVVHQYYDTQDKVTQVTDQRGLITEYQYNGFGEKVKQISPDTGTTVYKHNAAGLVIEKVDNAGQVVSYEYDAIGRVTHIHFAGAANEDIFYQYDEQVFDSAQPPAVSGAIGKVTRILDNSGDSQYQYNGQGYLTSKTYQIEGRQYSQGFNYKDNGLLDSQIYPSGMVVRYGYDEAGRVNTLFSNSLAGNTTTLVENVEYLPFAEPELISYGNGIMQQNTYDTDGRMGEILLTSGLNILLNRHYVYDEANQITNIVNVKDDTLSEYFEYDNLDRLIFASGDYGQLSYDYDQVGNRLNRRWLSKYSELLEDESYQYALNSNQLELVLPISKPERVFEYNVNGQTTVDTLNGKSLVYNAANRLSEITFRDGSQVQYVYNAKGQRVAKVQTASNGEKTTTHYHFDQNNLLMAESNAQGEPLVEYIYLNKQRVARIRYMGSSHVVDYVHNDHLGSPMVQTDISGKLTWRSNTLPFGQSYKATVAQQGFGFPGQYHDVESGYSYNYFRDYDPSIGRYIQSDPIGIHGGLNTYNYTNGNPISLFDIYGLAWSNSEALDHFRNRGDDVTLRQIGHLSTIQGTSEYVGLAGRFSKQIYAKAYNLAQNSAPGTYNLNVSFKNSYDFTLDKFFIGSATISGEFLGILDVTMDGRFSYSGVTDFQFFDEFTDPYDLIDNDIFGLAPPIWNPNGEPYDITDSWSKKYKGSGSCK; encoded by the coding sequence ATGACACCCATTCCAATTTGGGGCGTCCCTGATAGGTACAGCCTCAATGGTTTATATGAATGGGTGTCATCTCAAAATTTATGTTCGTACAATGACAGAGATCTGGAGATAAGCAGGACGGAAGCGTTAGGGACAGATATTGAACGCGCGACTTTAACGGAATGGCATGACGTATACCCGATAAAGAAACTTATCCAAACAGAGAAAGCTAAGCAAGTGTTTGAATATTCGGATTCAGGTTTACTGTTGAGTCATACAACATTCGATTTGACTGCAGAGCAAAGCTGGTTGCAAAATCTGATGGAAGTATTTCCGAGTCGTACGACTCACTATGATTACAACTCAAGAGGTTTAGTTGTTGAAGTAGATGGGCCGCGTACGGATGTGGCTGACGTTACGACGTACGAATATGATGAATTGGGTAACCAGATTTCAGTAACGAATGCTCTGGGACATAAAACTGAAGTGACTAAACACAATCCATCCGGGCGTCCTTTAGTAATTACTCACGCGAATGGCTCTATGACTGAGCTTACTTATAACGAGAGTGGCTGGGTCAGTAGCAAAACTAAAGTTACATCTGTTGATGCCAAAGTTGTAAAAGCTACCACGTTCTATGAGTATGCCAATAGTGGTGACAATCTAGGACAAGGCCTGATTAAGCGTATCGTATATCCTAACGGCGGTGTAACAGCATATACCTATGATGAAGCTTATCGAGTCAAAACCATGAGCAATCACCTAGGTGAAAAGGTTGAATATGTCAGAGATCTTGAAGGCAACCCAATTAGGACGAATGTGTTTAGTCACAGTGGTGAGCTAGTAAAGCAACAGCGACAACAATTTAATGAACTGAGCCAATTAATTGCATCAGTTGGAATGAACTCCCAAGTTTCCTACCAGTACAATGGAAATGGACAGGTGACCTCAACGACAAATGGTCTGGGTAATACGACACATCATGCGTTTGATGCTTTAAACAGGCTTGTACAAACAACCGACTCAGACGGTGGTGTAGTTCATCAATACTATGATACACAAGATAAAGTTACCCAAGTAACAGACCAGCGTGGATTAATCACAGAGTACCAATACAATGGCTTTGGTGAAAAAGTTAAGCAGATAAGTCCTGATACAGGTACTACCGTGTATAAACATAACGCTGCGGGCTTAGTTATCGAAAAAGTTGACAACGCAGGACAGGTGGTTAGCTATGAATATGATGCTATTGGGCGGGTCACTCATATCCACTTTGCTGGTGCTGCTAATGAAGATATATTTTATCAGTATGATGAGCAGGTTTTCGATAGCGCGCAGCCTCCAGCGGTATCGGGTGCAATAGGAAAAGTAACACGCATTCTCGATAACAGTGGCGATAGCCAATACCAGTACAACGGACAAGGCTATCTAACTTCGAAAACCTACCAAATCGAAGGCAGGCAATATAGCCAAGGCTTTAACTATAAAGATAATGGGCTGTTAGATTCTCAGATTTATCCAAGTGGTATGGTTGTTAGATATGGCTATGATGAGGCTGGACGGGTCAATACACTCTTTAGTAATTCACTTGCAGGCAACACAACCACCTTGGTTGAAAATGTAGAATACCTCCCATTTGCGGAGCCTGAATTGATCTCCTATGGGAACGGTATTATGCAGCAAAACACTTATGATACAGATGGGCGAATGGGAGAGATCCTACTTACAAGTGGATTAAATATCTTGCTAAATCGCCATTATGTATATGATGAAGCAAATCAAATTACCAACATTGTTAATGTTAAAGATGATACCCTTTCTGAGTACTTTGAATACGATAACCTAGACAGGCTAATTTTTGCTTCAGGTGATTATGGTCAACTGAGCTACGATTATGACCAAGTTGGTAATAGGCTTAATCGCAGATGGTTGTCAAAATACAGTGAGTTGCTGGAAGACGAAAGTTACCAATATGCACTCAACAGTAATCAACTTGAGCTAGTTTTGCCGATTAGCAAACCTGAACGGGTGTTTGAGTACAATGTTAATGGCCAGACAACGGTGGATACCTTGAATGGCAAGTCACTTGTTTATAACGCAGCAAATCGGTTAAGTGAAATTACCTTTAGAGATGGTTCACAAGTACAGTACGTATACAACGCAAAAGGGCAGCGGGTTGCTAAGGTTCAGACTGCTTCCAACGGTGAGAAAACCACGACACATTACCACTTTGATCAAAATAATTTACTCATGGCGGAGTCCAATGCACAGGGGGAGCCACTTGTAGAATACATATATTTGAACAAGCAACGTGTTGCAAGAATCAGGTATATGGGCAGTTCTCATGTGGTTGACTACGTGCACAATGATCATTTAGGGTCACCGATGGTGCAAACTGATATCTCTGGTAAATTAACATGGCGAAGTAATACACTGCCGTTTGGGCAAAGCTACAAAGCCACAGTAGCACAGCAAGGTTTTGGATTCCCAGGGCAGTATCATGATGTTGAATCTGGCTACAGCTATAATTATTTCCGTGATTATGATCCGAGTATTGGGCGTTATATTCAGTCTGATCCTATTGGAATCCATGGCGGGCTAAATACATACAATTACACAAATGGCAATCCTATTTCGTTGTTTGATATCTATGGCTTAGCATGGAGCAATAGTGAAGCTTTAGATCACTTTAGAAATAGAGGAGATGATGTTACTTTACGCCAAATTGGTCATTTATCAACAATCCAAGGAACATCAGAGTATGTTGGACTGGCAGGGCGTTTTTCTAAGCAAATATACGCAAAGGCATATAACTTAGCTCAAAATAGCGCACCAGGTACATATAACTTGAATGTAAGCTTTAAGAATAGCTATGACTTTACACTTGATAAGTTTTTTATTGGTTCTGCAACAATAAGTGGAGAGTTTTTAGGTATTTTAGATGTTACAATGGACGGCCGATTCTCATACTCTGGAGTTACCGATTTCCAATTTTTTGATGAGTTTACGGATCCATATGATCTTATTGACAATGATATCTTTGGTCTCGCACCTCCGATTTGGAATCCTAATGGGGAACCCTATGATATTACCGATAGTTGGTCTAAAAAATATAAAGGTTCAGGGAGTTGCAAATGA
- a CDS encoding RHS repeat-associated core domain-containing protein — MFDNTKKHRLAYEYTSDWSKSYIYDEFGRGVASVTDFDSSALDCKSVDHVSYEPSSKDVRISATLASVSASHCVVQLTTFDEFGRVFQQFDDYRRLKQRNEYIEAQGVHFTYHAGQVVKKQEAREGSNGAVYYQFSQEDDAGRVTHYNKGRFAMSIGYSDTGFLSTLNVGGSHEYIQSHSYEFDGLGNLTSSAFTLDGGAIEATRFEYDSLNRVTTVDGSVAFAYDANGNLTAKSGWTQHYDGAKPHAISKRVKGNQIEVFDYDSNGNQISAVMTNHGVTASQRSVAYSARNKATDITVNGELVQFSYDTNNRRFKRVEHNKTIYYVGALEIVKERGSEALSTQTYIRRNIGNDAVKTYHENGQESVQWLFTDHQGSVVAVVNNGGKLLKRFSYDVFGKQSEVPVPNNELDKQNWALETGLFWTVASNQRAYTGHEPVKFGDDTRIIHMNGRIYDADTGRFMQTDPFVQAPSNLQNYNRYSYVLNNPLSFTDPSGYIFKPLKKVRRNLIRAHAKVYGPEVTNTLGNLASAACGGAVGICSAFWNYEFTRAMGGSSSQAFKAGIIAGVTAQAFYEVGEHFKALGDYNKWHVNSDMLTEFGGNLLTSGQIAGQISAHAVVGGIASIASGGQFGHGFVSAGVTKGAGGAFLPGGGGLKLNQIAKGTIISAVIGGTVSQITGGKFANGARTGAMQYVLNQAGSPSNWSRAKKFIGRWWSIFKAEAQVVGGATQVVSGSLIGKSVAGAPLGGLLIMHGAGNMQEGLMTIGDLSGLYPNTPENFAKSTYIEISPEYGELAFYAADIGITLASMKYTPEIFAPLEGGAIYYHSPANSLEAVSIYGAMSTPLMVNDLYSIKQNLENITKLSNGN, encoded by the coding sequence GTGTTCGATAACACGAAAAAGCATCGCTTAGCCTATGAATATACGAGTGATTGGTCAAAAAGTTATATTTACGATGAGTTTGGGCGGGGCGTTGCCTCAGTCACAGACTTTGATAGTTCGGCACTCGATTGTAAGAGTGTGGACCATGTGTCGTATGAACCCTCAAGCAAAGATGTTCGAATATCCGCAACCCTCGCATCCGTGAGTGCCAGTCACTGTGTTGTGCAGCTGACGACATTTGATGAGTTTGGTCGCGTATTCCAACAGTTTGATGATTATCGTCGCCTTAAGCAGAGAAATGAATACATAGAAGCACAGGGTGTTCATTTTACCTATCACGCTGGTCAGGTTGTCAAAAAGCAAGAAGCGCGCGAGGGAAGCAATGGGGCAGTCTATTATCAATTTTCGCAAGAAGATGATGCTGGGCGTGTGACTCACTACAATAAAGGTCGCTTTGCCATGTCGATTGGTTACAGTGATACCGGCTTTTTGAGCACTTTAAATGTAGGGGGCAGCCATGAGTATATTCAATCACATAGCTATGAATTTGATGGACTGGGTAACCTCACATCCAGCGCATTTACTTTAGATGGTGGGGCAATTGAAGCCACTAGATTTGAATATGACTCGCTAAACCGTGTTACAACGGTGGATGGGAGCGTGGCATTTGCTTATGATGCAAACGGTAACCTCACTGCAAAGTCTGGTTGGACGCAGCACTATGATGGGGCCAAGCCACATGCGATTTCAAAGCGTGTGAAGGGCAACCAAATAGAAGTGTTTGACTATGACAGCAATGGCAATCAAATCAGCGCGGTGATGACCAACCATGGCGTGACTGCGTCTCAACGCAGTGTGGCGTACTCTGCACGCAATAAGGCCACGGATATCACAGTCAACGGTGAATTGGTTCAGTTTAGTTATGATACCAATAACCGACGCTTTAAACGTGTTGAGCACAATAAAACCATTTACTACGTCGGCGCACTTGAAATCGTCAAAGAGCGTGGTTCAGAGGCTTTATCTACGCAAACGTATATTCGTCGTAATATAGGTAATGACGCGGTAAAAACGTACCATGAAAATGGCCAAGAGAGTGTGCAATGGTTATTTACAGACCATCAAGGCTCGGTTGTTGCAGTCGTCAATAACGGTGGCAAGCTGTTAAAGCGCTTTAGCTATGATGTATTTGGCAAGCAGTCAGAAGTACCTGTGCCAAACAACGAGTTAGACAAACAAAACTGGGCCCTTGAAACAGGTCTGTTTTGGACTGTCGCGAGCAATCAAAGGGCGTATACAGGCCATGAACCGGTCAAGTTTGGTGACGATACCCGCATCATTCATATGAATGGTCGGATCTACGATGCAGACACCGGCCGATTTATGCAAACAGACCCGTTTGTGCAAGCGCCAAGTAATTTGCAGAACTATAACCGATATAGTTATGTGCTGAATAACCCGCTGTCGTTTACGGATCCGAGTGGGTACATTTTTAAGCCGCTTAAGAAGGTACGAAGAAATCTTATAAGAGCACATGCAAAAGTATACGGCCCAGAAGTAACGAATACGCTAGGGAATCTAGCATCGGCCGCTTGTGGTGGGGCAGTAGGTATTTGTTCAGCATTTTGGAACTATGAGTTTACGCGCGCAATGGGCGGCTCTTCGTCACAGGCGTTTAAGGCTGGAATAATCGCAGGGGTGACGGCTCAGGCTTTTTATGAAGTTGGGGAGCATTTTAAAGCGTTAGGTGATTACAATAAATGGCACGTTAATAGTGATATGCTAACAGAGTTTGGTGGTAACTTATTAACAAGCGGCCAAATAGCTGGCCAAATTTCGGCTCATGCAGTTGTTGGTGGTATTGCGTCTATAGCTAGCGGAGGACAGTTTGGTCATGGGTTTGTGAGTGCAGGTGTAACCAAAGGTGCTGGCGGTGCATTTTTACCTGGTGGTGGTGGCTTAAAGCTTAATCAAATAGCCAAAGGCACAATTATTTCAGCGGTAATTGGTGGTACAGTATCGCAGATAACTGGTGGGAAGTTTGCTAATGGCGCTCGTACTGGGGCAATGCAGTATGTGTTGAATCAGGCGGGTTCGCCTTCTAATTGGAGTCGGGCGAAGAAGTTTATAGGTCGGTGGTGGTCTATTTTTAAAGCTGAAGCGCAAGTTGTAGGAGGAGCCACTCAAGTAGTTTCAGGTTCACTTATTGGTAAGAGTGTTGCTGGGGCTCCGTTAGGAGGGTTACTAATAATGCATGGAGCTGGAAATATGCAGGAAGGGTTAATGACAATCGGCGATTTATCCGGATTGTATCCAAATACACCAGAAAACTTTGCTAAAAGTACTTACATTGAAATCTCACCTGAATATGGTGAATTGGCTTTCTATGCAGCGGATATTGGAATTACGCTGGCTAGTATGAAATATACGCCTGAAATCTTTGCACCATTAGAAGGTGGAGCTATTTATTACCATTCACCTGCCAATTCATTAGAAGCGGTGTCAATATATGGAGCAATGAGTACGCCGTTAATGGTTAATGATTTATATTCGATAAAACAAAACCTAGAGAATATAACTAAGTTGAGCAATGGGAATTAA
- a CDS encoding Mu transposase domain-containing protein, translating to MISYGGHLYSVPHKYIGKRVEIRVYENGRMDILYQHKLVTQHQVSKHTSGATIVREHMPIAHQRDAEKTKEFFVAWGHEIGAAAQQMTLKQYDFTRNTRSRHIGKRCIALQKCCNKVGAAVFERACAYALEKQQYHPTYVDMVARARPWEFLAETKPGFKHDNIRGPEYYGGSSHRKINKINMTPILIWG from the coding sequence TTGATTTCATATGGAGGGCATCTTTATTCTGTACCCCATAAGTATATTGGAAAGCGGGTGGAAATACGCGTGTATGAAAATGGTCGAATGGATATACTCTACCAACATAAACTCGTTACCCAACACCAAGTAAGCAAGCACACGAGTGGCGCGACGATTGTTCGAGAACATATGCCTATTGCCCACCAAAGGGATGCTGAAAAAACAAAAGAGTTTTTTGTTGCTTGGGGGCATGAGATAGGTGCTGCTGCTCAACAGATGACGCTAAAGCAATATGACTTTACCAGAAACACGCGCTCTCGACATATTGGTAAGCGGTGCATAGCGCTTCAGAAATGCTGTAATAAAGTTGGTGCTGCTGTTTTTGAAAGGGCCTGCGCTTATGCACTGGAAAAGCAACAATATCATCCTACTTACGTCGATATGGTCGCAAGGGCAAGGCCATGGGAGTTTTTAGCCGAAACAAAACCTGGGTTCAAACACGATAACATTCGTGGACCTGAATACTATGGAGGCTCTTCTCATAGGAAAATAAACAAAATAAACATGACACCCATCTTAATTTGGGGATAG
- a CDS encoding transposase — protein sequence MAIARKRQVSLVDTKYYHCISRCVRRAFLCGEDKVTGKSFEHRREWVEEKLLQLAKVFCIDICAYAVMSNHTHIVLYVDDKKAKRLNDKAILIRWHKQFKGTWLTHKFVSGESLSNSERCLLSELVDEYRKRLADISWFMRTLNEDIARKANKEDGCTGRFWEGRFKSQALLDEAALAACLAYVDLNPVRAKMVKTPEESDHTSIKKRIEAAKVGKQPKSLLRFAGNPRKHMPKGLPFEFKYYVELVDLTGRRIREDKRGFITDSQPILARLNIQPENWLKLTTQFTSVFKGSVGRPDAKQKYCEHLKLKRRGNLTQCSELLA from the coding sequence ATGGCAATTGCAAGGAAGAGACAAGTTAGCTTGGTGGATACCAAGTACTATCATTGCATATCACGCTGCGTAAGACGTGCGTTTTTATGTGGAGAAGATAAGGTAACAGGTAAGTCGTTTGAGCATCGAAGAGAGTGGGTTGAAGAGAAGTTATTGCAGCTAGCTAAGGTGTTTTGTATTGATATTTGCGCATATGCAGTGATGAGTAACCATACCCATATTGTTTTGTATGTTGATGATAAAAAAGCAAAACGTCTTAATGATAAAGCTATTTTGATTCGCTGGCATAAACAGTTTAAAGGGACTTGGCTGACACATAAGTTTGTCAGTGGCGAGTCACTGAGCAATTCAGAGCGTTGTTTGTTGTCAGAGTTGGTAGACGAATACAGAAAACGCCTAGCGGATATCAGCTGGTTTATGCGAACGCTTAACGAAGATATAGCACGTAAAGCCAATAAGGAGGATGGTTGCACAGGCCGTTTTTGGGAAGGGCGGTTTAAATCACAAGCCTTGTTAGATGAAGCCGCTTTAGCAGCATGTTTAGCGTATGTGGATTTGAATCCTGTTAGAGCCAAAATGGTTAAGACCCCAGAAGAGTCAGACCATACCAGCATTAAAAAACGTATTGAAGCAGCAAAAGTGGGTAAACAACCCAAGTCTTTACTGCGTTTTGCAGGTAACCCAAGAAAACACATGCCAAAAGGCTTACCATTTGAATTCAAGTATTATGTTGAGCTGGTTGATTTAACAGGTCGACGTATTCGTGAAGACAAACGCGGATTTATTACAGATTCTCAACCAATCTTAGCAAGGCTGAATATCCAACCAGAGAATTGGTTAAAGCTTACTACCCAGTTTACGAGCGTGTTTAAAGGGTCAGTGGGCAGGCCAGATGCAAAGCAAAAATACTGTGAACACCTAAAGTTAAAGCGACGAGGCAATTTAACGCAGTGTAGTGAATTACTCGCTTAG
- a CDS encoding transposase, translated as MATARSRQVSLVDTKYYHCISRCVRRAFLCGEDKVTGKSYEHRRGWVEEKLLQLAKVFCIDVCAYAVMSNHTHIVLYVDDKKAKRLNDKAILIRWHKQFKGTWLTHKFINGESLTNSERCLLSELIDKYRTRLADISWFMRTLNEDIARKANKEDGCTGRFWEGRFKSQALLDEAALAACLAYVDLNPIRAKMADTPEESDHTSIKKRIETAKVGKQPKSLMRFAGNPRKHMPKGLPFEFKYYLELVDLTGRCIREDKRGFITDAQPILTRLNIQPENWLKLTTQFTKVFKGSVGRPDAKQKYCEHLKLKRRGNLTQCSELLA; from the coding sequence ATGGCAACAGCGCGAAGTCGGCAAGTTAGCTTGGTGGATACCAAGTATTATCACTGCATATCAAGATGCGTCAGGCGCGCGTTTTTGTGCGGAGAAGATAAAGTAACGGGTAAGTCTTATGAGCATCGAAGAGGGTGGGTTGAAGAGAAGCTACTACAACTTGCTAAGGTGTTTTGCATTGATGTATGTGCTTATGCGGTGATGAGTAATCATACGCATATTGTTTTGTATGTAGATGATAAAAAAGCAAAAAGATTAAACGATAAAGCCATTCTAATTCGCTGGCACAAGCAGTTCAAAGGCACTTGGTTGACGCATAAGTTTATCAATGGCGAGTCACTGACTAACTCAGAGCGTTGTTTACTGTCAGAGTTAATAGACAAATACCGAACACGACTAGCGGATATCAGCTGGTTTATGCGAACGCTCAACGAAGATATTGCGCGTAAAGCCAATAAAGAAGATGGTTGCACAGGCCGCTTTTGGGAGGGGCGTTTTAAATCACAGGCCTTGTTAGATGAAGCCGCGTTGGCAGCGTGCTTAGCATATGTTGATTTAAACCCAATCAGAGCAAAAATGGCAGATACTCCTGAAGAATCAGACCACACCAGCATTAAAAAGCGCATTGAAACAGCAAAAGTAGGTAAACAACCTAAGTCACTCATGCGTTTTGCAGGCAACCCAAGAAAACACATGCCAAAAGGGTTACCGTTTGAATTTAAATATTATTTAGAGCTCGTTGATTTGACAGGGCGTTGTATTCGTGAAGACAAACGCGGATTTATTACAGACGCTCAACCAATCTTAACCAGACTTAATATCCAACCAGAGAATTGGTTAAAGCTCACCACTCAGTTTACCAAGGTGTTCAAAGGTTCAGTGGGTAGGCCTGATGCGAAACAAAAGTATTGCGAGCACTTAAAACTAAAACGACGAGGCAATCTCACTCAGTGTAGTGAATTGCTCGCTTAG